One part of the Mytilus trossulus isolate FHL-02 chromosome 11, PNRI_Mtr1.1.1.hap1, whole genome shotgun sequence genome encodes these proteins:
- the LOC134690849 gene encoding uncharacterized protein LOC134690849 translates to MNVKRKYCEMLWNILWTIVYWIIIQRKGHWNIKMDSVNWLSQRIMLKSMKSSHGSSSKEDGYINLQPSLRLHQENKKVFFVRFFHGVGIRLGGLTQLVYRLASACL, encoded by the exons atgaatgtaaaaagaaaatattgtgagATGCTTTGGAACATTCTTTGGACAATTGTATATTGGATTATAATACAACGGAAAGGACATTGGAATATTAAAATGGATTCAGTGAACTGGTTATCACAAAGAATTATGTTgaaaagcatgaaaagtagCCATGGCAGCAGCTCCAAGGAAGATGGTTACATAAATCTTCAACCAAGTCTGAGGCTTCACCAAGAAAATAAGAAG gttttttttgtgaGATTTTTTCATGGTGTGGGAATAAGACTTGGAGGTCTAACACAGCTAGTATATAG attagCATCAGCTTGTCTGTAA